The Mustela lutreola isolate mMusLut2 chromosome 3, mMusLut2.pri, whole genome shotgun sequence genome includes a region encoding these proteins:
- the NIFK gene encoding MKI67 FHA domain-interacting nucleolar phosphoprotein, producing MAVFAGPAKPFLSLNPQEEAKFQKEVAQARRRATQRQEKEKLTPGVIYVGHLPPALYETQIRAYFSQFGTVTKFRLSRSKRTGNSKGYAFVEFASEDVAKIVADTMNNYLFGERLLKCHFIPPEKVHEELFREWHVPFKKPSYPAVKRYNQNRTLLQKLQMEERFKKKEKLLRKKLAKKGIDYDFPSLILHKKEKRNASNTGLQKSTNSQVLSKKKKKKKVSKVSHTPTTPEKTVDSQGPTPVCTPTFLEKRKSEVAKMNVDDKDNEIIFKQPIPSVKEETQETQTPTRSRKKRRRKSSQ from the exons ATGGCGGTGTTTGCTGGCCCGGCCAAGCCGTTCCTGTCGCTAAACCCGCAGGAAGAGGCCAAGTTTCAGAAGGAGGTGGCGCAGGCTCGTCGGCGCGCAACCCAG cgacaggagaaagaaaaactgactCCTGGAGTAATCTACGTGGGCCACTTACCTCCAGCACTCTACGAAACCCAGATCCGGGCATATTTCTCCCAGTTTGGCACTGTTACAAAATTCAGACTGTCCAGAAGTAAACGG ACTGGAAATAGTAAAGGCTATGCCTTTGTGGAGTTTGCATCTGAAGATGTTGCCAAGATAGTTGCTGACACGATGAACAACTACCTTTTTGGTGAAAGACTCTTAAAAT GTCATTTTATACCACCTGAAAAAGTACACGAAGAACTTTTTAGAGAGTGGCATGTTCCATTTAAAAAGCCATCATATCCAGCAGTGAAACGGTATAATCAGAATCGGACCCTTCTTCAAAAGCTACAGATGGAGGAGcgatttaaaaagaaggaaaaattactcaggaagaaattagctaaaaaaggaattgattatGATTTTCCTTCACTG attttacataaaaaggagaaaagaaatgcttCAAACACTGGTCTTCAGAAATCTACAAATAGCCag gtcttatcaaagaagaagaagaagaaaaaggtttCAAAGGTTTCACATACTCCTACCACTCCTGAGAAGACTGTGGATAGCCAG GGCCCCACACCAGTTTGTACGCCAACATTTTTGGAGAAACGAAAATCTGAAGTGGCTAAGATGAACGTTGATGataaagataatgaaataattttcaaacagCCCATACCCAGtgtaaaagaagaaacacaagagACTCAGACACCTACAcgttcaagaaaaaaaagacgAAGGAAAAGCAGTCAGTGA